Sequence from the Clostridium botulinum genome:
CAGTGCCAAAATGAAAGAAGTCAGTTTTCTAACAAAGATACAGCAATGGGAATGCTTAAAGCCAAATTAATAGAATTAAAAGAAAGAGCTCATAAAGAAAAAATTGAAGATTTAACTGGAGAATTAAAAGATATGGGATGGGGAAGTCAAATACGTTCATACGTATTTCATCCATATAATTTAGTTAAAGATCATAGAACAAATGTAGAAGTTTCTAATGTTACTGCAGTTATGGATGGAGATTTGGATTTATTTATAAATTCATACTTAAAGAGTTCAAAATAATTTTATTTTTATTAAAATATAATTTTTTAAAATTATGAAGGTTACAATACTTAACAAAATTTAGTTAGTAATTTAAATAAGAAGTTGAGAGTTAATTAGAAATTTTTAACTCTCAACTTTTTATTTATTTACTTAAAAAACATAGCATAGCTGATTTGTAAAAAATATATACTATTTAGATAAACAAAATTTATAGTACACGAATTTTATTTTTATTAACGTAGTGTTTAAATTTTTTCTTAATAGTAGGAAAAAAGAATATAAATAAAAATAAAGCAAATAAAAACAAAATAAAATTATTATTATAGAATACTAATCTAAAATCGTCATAAGCATAATTAGAAATTTCATCTTTTACAAGAGAATAAACATCATCAATTGCTTTAGTATCAATATATTCAACTTTATCATTTGGAGTATGAATTTTAGATACATCAGAATGACATAATGTAACAGCATCCATCCCCATGTTAGTAAAACTTGCATGATCACTACAATCTTCAAATGCAATTTTATAATTGATGTTTTTATTTGAACATATTGTTTCTAATGAATTTAGTAAATTTATATTAGCATCTTTATTACTTTTGCATACTGCTCCACTCATTATAGAAATGGGGGTATTAGCAGCACCAATCATATCAAAATTAATAATTTTACTATCTTTTATCAGATTTTCATGATTTTCAGCAAAATTTGAAGATCCAAGTAATCCAAACTCTTCTCCAGTCAATGCTACAAAAATAATATCTCTTTTTGGTTTTATAAAACTTGATAAATTTTTAGATAATTCCATTAGAAAAGCTGTACCAGAAGCATTATCTAATGCACCACCATAACAATTATTTAAATAATCTTGTCCAACATGATCGAAATGAGCAGTAATAACAAGTGGTGGTAAGTCTTTAGAAGTACCTTTTATTTTTCCAATTACATTAGAAGTTGATTTTTCATGTTTAGAATAAGGTAACGTAATTTTTATTAAATTATTAGTTCGTAAAGAATCTAATATATTATTATATAACTCAGTAGTTATAGCAATTGAAAATTGGTAGTCGGATTTATCATTAAAAGAACTTCTAAAAGAAAAGTTGTTGCATGAAGGTGTATAAAATAAATATATTTTTTCATTATGCTTTATAGTTAAAGATGTAGGAAAAATATTAAGAATGTCTTCTTTATTAAAAGTAACTGAACTTTCATTAAAATTAAGTAAATCTTCTTTATAATCTATACCATATTTGTAATCATATAAGACTTTATCATTATTTAATATTTTAAATGATGGCTTATTTCCATTTTCAAATGGTGTATTAACATAAAAACTTTCCTTATAGTCTTCAGTTAATGGAATTAAATTAACATCTTTAAACCAACCTTCTATAAAATTAGCAGTCTTCTCATTTCCAATTGAACCTGTTAATCTACCCTCATATACATCAGATGAAATTATTTCAATATTATTTTTAACATTTGAAGAGTTAAAGTGATAATATGTAGTTTGAAGAAATATTGAAAAGACTAGAGCTAGAAATATTAATAATAAACTACCGTAATAAATAATTTTTTTCATTGTTAACCTCTCTTAAATTATTTCTCATAGTAGAGTTTATTAATAATCAATTAACAATATGAGATATATTTTTATATAAATACAAATGTAAAGTAAAAATATATTCAATGTAAATAATTACATAAAAAGAAATAATTGCAAAATAAAATTAAATAAGTTAAAATATGGTGTACATAATTTATAAACTGGAGGCATTATTTATGGAGAATATTTCAAATAATCAAGTTCCACAAGAAATTAAAAAATGGAACTGGGGAGCATTTATGCTAAATATATTTTGGGGAATAGGTAATAATAGCTATCTTCCTCTTTTATGTTTAATTCCATTCTTTAATATAATATGGATATTTGTATGTGGAGCAAAGGGAAATGAATGGGCATGGAAAAAAGGAACTTATTCAAGTGTTGAAGAATTTTTATTAGTTCAAAAAACTTGGAATAAAGCAGGACTAGCATACTTTGTATTTACATTCATAATAATATTATTATACATATTTGTTTTTAGTGCATTAATAGCTGGATTATCATCTACAATGCAATATTAAAAATAACATAAAAAAATATAAGCTATTCATATCTTATGTGAATAGCTTATATTTTTTATTTATACTTTTTTATAAAACATGTCAATAATGCAATAAATAGATGTAAAAGCTAAGCAACTATAAATATACATATTTAATCCAGATTCTAATATTGAGATTATTCCACCAATAATTAAATTTAATATTATTACCATATTAATAAACTTAAAAAGCTTGGAATTACTAGTTAAAATTACATTTATAGCTGAAAATACAGTTAATATAAGAGTCAAAAAATAAAATATATTTCTTAATTCTTCAGAGTAGTCTATAACTTTTAATTTATTTAAACATAGTACTAATATAAAAAATAATAATAAAAATGAAGTAACTTTATTAACAACTTTAATCATCTACAGCACCTCTTATTACAAATATTTCCAATTATAATTATACAGTTAGCTTTACATAAGAGCAATAAAAATATAGGTTATATTACATTTAATGTAAAATGATTAGGGCAATTATTTAAAAGTTATGTTAACTTTTGAAATTAATATAGTGTTTAATTTTGAGGTTTGGTTAAAATATACATATAATATTGCTATTAATGTAAATAAGTTTATAATATTAGTAGTCACTTAGATATTTTATAAAGTTTATTTATTTAAAGGGATGTTAATACTTTAATATAAACATTTAATTATAAAATAGTGTGGAGAATTAATATAGTAATTAGGAGGAAATCATGAAATCTATAGAGGAAAGATTAGCAGCAGAATTGAATTTAGGATTAAATCAAATTAACAATGTAGTAAGTCTTTTAGATGATGGAAATACAGTTCCATTTATATCAAGATATAGAAAAGAAGCAACAGGGGGTCTTTCTGATGAAGTGTTAAGAAAGTTATCAGAGAGGCTTACTTATTTAAGAAATCTAGTTGAAAGAAAAGATGACATTAAAAGATTGATTAATGAGCAAGGAAAATTAAATCCTGAAGTTGAAAATGCATTAGAAAAAGCAACAACATTAACAGAAGTTGAAGACATATATAGGCCATATAAACCTAAAAAGAAAACTAAAGCTACAATGGCTGTAGCAAGAGGGTTAAAGCCATTAGCAGAATTAATACAAAGCGGAGTTTTTAAAGGGAATTTAAATGAAGAAGCATCTAAATACATTAATGAAGAAAAAGGTGTATTAAAGGAAGAGGAAGCTATTCAAGGTGCATTAGATATAATTGCAGAAAATATATCTGATGAAGCTAAATTTAGAAAACATATAAGAGAATTAATTATAAAAGAAGGTTTCATAGAATCCAAAGGTGATTCAAAAGATACTACACCTTATGAAATGTATTATGATTATAAAGAAGAAGTTAAAAAGATACCTCCACATAGAATATTAGCTATTAATAGAGGTGAAAAAGAAAAAGTATTAAGTGTAAAGATTACAGTTAATGAAGATAAAATAATAAGATATTTAGAAAATAATATTTTAACTAGAAATGAAGTTTTAGATGAAAAATTAAAGCTTTGTATAAAGGATTCTTTAAAAAGATTAAT
This genomic interval carries:
- a CDS encoding M28 family metallopeptidase → MKKIIYYGSLLLIFLALVFSIFLQTTYYHFNSSNVKNNIEIISSDVYEGRLTGSIGNEKTANFIEGWFKDVNLIPLTEDYKESFYVNTPFENGNKPSFKILNNDKVLYDYKYGIDYKEDLLNFNESSVTFNKEDILNIFPTSLTIKHNEKIYLFYTPSCNNFSFRSSFNDKSDYQFSIAITTELYNNILDSLRTNNLIKITLPYSKHEKSTSNVIGKIKGTSKDLPPLVITAHFDHVGQDYLNNCYGGALDNASGTAFLMELSKNLSSFIKPKRDIIFVALTGEEFGLLGSSNFAENHENLIKDSKIINFDMIGAANTPISIMSGAVCKSNKDANINLLNSLETICSNKNINYKIAFEDCSDHASFTNMGMDAVTLCHSDVSKIHTPNDKVEYIDTKAIDDVYSLVKDEISNYAYDDFRLVFYNNNFILFLFALFLFIFFFPTIKKKFKHYVNKNKIRVL